Below is a genomic region from Neorhizobium galegae.
CTGCCAGCCGTTCGGATGATCCGGGGCGATCTGAGCGCCGCCGAACCAGGGCTTGTCGGTCGAGGCCTTGCGGCCGGCATGGGCGAGCTGCACCGAGATCGGCATGTCCGACCATTTGCGGATGCTGTCGAGCGTGCGGCCCATCGCCTTCTCGGTCGCGTCGTCGTAGAGCCCGACATCCGCATAGGTGATGCGGCCTTCCGGGGTCACCCCGGTCGCCTCGATCGTCAGAAGCGCTGCGCCCGAAAGCGCGAGTTGGCCGAGATGGATGAGATGCCAATCGGTCATGCAGCCGTCCTCGGCCGAATATTGGCACATGGGCGCGATGACGATGCGGTTCGAGAGTTCGAGATTGCGGACGTGGATCGGAGAAAAGAGAGCAGGCTGGGCCATGATTAAGTTCCTTTGCGCGATCGATGGCGCCGAGGCGGGAGGATCGGTAGCGCCTGAAATCGATCCCAGCGTTTTTGGCAAATCAACCGGGCCTCATCAAGTCACGCTGACGAGAGCGGCCCTACCAGACGACCGGATGCGTTTCGCCGGTGAGCACGTTGACGAATCCCTCCGGCGCCCGTTCCGACGGGGCCACCAGCACCCAGCGCCAGGGCGAGCAGGTCAGCGTCGCGAAGGACAGACGCTCCGGGAAGCCTGGCCACCAGCGTGGCGAGAAGGTCGGCTCATACATCCAGTCGATCGTTTCGCCGGCCTTGTAGAGCGCCTGCATTTCCGCATCCAGTTCTTCCGCCGAGCGCGCCGTCATCAACCCGCCGACTTCGTAATGCACGCGGGCGATCACCTTGCCGCCGGAGACCAGAACCCAGCCGCCCTGCTGTTCGGCGAGCGCATTGGCGACCATCGCCATCGTCTCGTCCGAGGAGCCGACCACCCAGATATTGTGCTTGTCATGCCCGAGCGTCGAGCCGAGCGCCGTATCCGGCGTCCGCGGCCCGGTGCCGAGCCAGAACATTTTTGACACTTTCGCCTCGCCAGAAAATCGGTCGACGATCGAGAATTTCGTGACGTTGCGGTCATGGTCGCGCTGGACGGCGCCATCCCTGACCGGCAGTTCCATGGTGATGAATTCGTCCGACCAGTGGAAGGGCCGCAGCAGCGCGGCATTTGCCGTGGCGCGATCGGCCGGCGCTTCGATGCGGAAATCGGCCGCGGTCACCCGCCGGTCGATCTTCACCGTCTTCGTCGCCCATTCCGGCCAGTCGATAATCGGGCGTGCACCGGTGAATGTCTTGCCTTCCGACACTGGCGTACCATCCGCCCAGACCTCGGCGATCGACAGCTTTTCGACGTCGTCGAGCAGCACGATATCCGCGAAACGGCCCGGCGCAATCGAGCCCACCCAGGGCGTCAGCCGCATATGCCGTGCCGGGTTGAGCGTCACGCACTGGATGGCGATTTCCGGCGCAAGCCCGTTCTCGATCGCAAGGCGCACGTTGTAGTCGGTCGCACCGATCTTCAGCGTGTCGGAGGCGCTGCGGTCGTCGGTGACGAAGGCCACCTGCGACCAGTCGGCGAGGTTCTTCTCGATGAGCCCCCGGATGACCTCCGGCAGCGAATGCGGCCGAAGTTCGATGAACAGCCCGTGCTGCAGCTTCTGCCAGATTTCCTCCAGGAACCAGCCTTCGTGATCGGAGGCAAGGCCGGCGGCGGCGAACGCATTGATCGAAGCCAGATCGCGCAGACCTGCGCCATGGCCCTCGACGACGCCGCGCTGCTCGAAGGTCGCTCCGATCATGCCCCAGAGGCGGTCATAAGACGGGTTCTCCGGGTCGGAGATCGACGGCCAGTCCATTACCTCGTCGAGGCCAGCGACCATCAGGCTTTCGCTCATGAACTGCTTCTGCTCGTCATAACCGAAATAGCCGCCGCCCCATTCATAGGCCGTCGGCGGCACGGCCGAGCCCGGCAGCGGAAAGATCTTCATCGGTGAACCGCGGCGGCGGGCTTCCAGCCAGAATTCCAGGTTGCGGGCACCGTTGACATTCGAAAATTCGTGGCTCGCCTCGCAGGTCCAGGTGACGCCATGCGGCATGACGAGAGCCGCTTCCCATTCCGGTGTCAGATGCGAGCTCTCGATATGCTTGTGCGCCTCGCCGAAACCCGGAACAGCCGAGAGATCGGGCTCGTGGCTACGTTCGGAAACCTCGCCCGCAAAACTGCCGGCCGGCCCGACATAGGCGATCCGCCGGCCCTTGATGACGATCTCCTGGTCCTCAAGCCATGTCCTGCTGTGGACGTCCAGCAGCCTGCCAACCCTCAGCAGCCGGTCCGCAGGCCGTTTGCCGAGCGCCGTCAACACCAGGTCCTGGCGGATGCGGACTTCGTCGGCCGCGTTGATCAGCAGGTCGTCGGGGAGGGGCGCGGAAACTGTCATCGGAGGAATGCCTGTCGGTTCTGATCGCCGGACCCTAAAGACGATGCCCGAACGTGTAAACCATCGCAAACCGTGCATCGGTTATTCGCCTGAGGTCCGAAATCAACCTCCGGTATGAGATGGTTCAAGCCTAAAGAAATTTGGCTCTTTAGGGGTCTATGCCTAATAATTGTGCTTGCAGCCGGACCGTTCAAAAAATAGTATCGCCCTTAATTCCCGGGGGGTGCCTCAGGGGAGCATCAACGCCGCTTTTCGCAAAAGGACACGCCTCATGAAGGCCATTCGTTTCACCCAATTGGCAACCCTTGCTCTCCTGGCGACGCTCGGCGGCACAGCAACGGCAAGCGCCCAGTCGAAGACGCTCACCATTTCCTGGTGGGGCTACAACGGCGAGAAGATGACCGCCAACATCATCGACCCGTTCAAGAAGATCTGCGGCTGCGACATCGTTTTCGAAACCGGCAACAATGCCGACCGCCTCAACAAGCTGAAGCTGCGTGACGGCAAGGGCGTCGATGTCATCTACCTGACCGACAGCTTTTCGCAGCTCGGCATCGAGCAGGGCCTGTTCCAGCCGGTCGATCCGGCGAAGATCCCGAACCTCTCCGAAATCTACGAGCTCGGCCGTGCGCCGCAGGGCAAATACGGCCCGGCCTATACGATCGGCCGCATCGGCCTCGTCTACGACTCGGCCAAGGTCAACCCGCCGATCACCTCCTGGAACGATCTGTGGCGTCCGGACCTGAAGGGCTCGGTTTCGCTTCCGGGCATCACCACCACGGCCGGCCCGATGGTCGTGGTGCAGGCCGGCAAACATGCCGGCGTCGATCCCTATACCGGCACCGACAAGGCGTTCGAAGCCGTCGAAGCCCTGAAGCCGAACGTGGTCAAGAACTACAATACCGGTTCCGAACTGGTGAACCTGATCTCGACCGGCGAAGTGCGCGTCGCGATCGGCCAGGACTTCACGCTCGCCTCCATGCAGGCTGCGGTCAAGACCATGACCTGGGCGAAACTCAAGGACGGCGACATCGCTACGCTCAATACCGTCAACATCCCGAAGGGTTCGACAAACGTCGAACTGGCTCACCAGTTCATCAACTTCATCCTGTCGAAGGACGTGCAGCAGAAGGAAGCCGAGCAGGGCGTTGATGCGCCGATCTCCACCAAGGTCCAGCTCACCCCCGACCAGGCGAAGATCTGGACCTACGGCGCCGATCAGGTTTCCAGCCTGACCCGTATCGACTACGCCAAGATGAACGCCGCCAAGACCGACTGGATCGACCGCTGGAACGAGGTTTTCGGCAAGTAATTTTTTGGTGCCGTCTGAACCGGCGGCATGGTTGAATTGAAAACGGAGCGCCGCTATCAACGCGGCGCTCCTGCCTTTGAAAGAGCCTATCGATGAACAAGCTTGCCAGATGGGGTTTGACGATGCCGGCGACGATCGCCGTCGTCCTGCTTCTGGTGATCCCCGTCCTGCTAACGATCGCCACCACGTTCGGCGAGGCGGCCGGTCCGTTTTCCACCTACACGGCCTTCTTCAAGAGCGGCTTTCGCATGGCCGTCCTCTACCGAACCCTGCAGGTGGCCCTCATCACCACGGGCATCGCGCTCGTGGTCGGCTTCATCACGGCATATGTCATCGCCCAGATGCCGGGACGCCTGAAGAGCATCATGATCGTCGCGGCGGTCTTTCCGTTGCTGACAGGCGTCGTCGTCCGCTCCTTCGCCTGGCTGATCATCCTCGGCAAGAACGGCATCATCAACAATGTCCTGATGTCGGTCGGGCTGATCGGCGAGCCCCTGTCGATGCTCTACACGCAAGGCTCGGTCATCGTCGCGATGGTCTATCTGTTCGTACCGCTGATGATCCTGACACTGGTCGGCGTGCTCGAGGGAATTCCGCGCGACCTCATCGAGGCGGCCGCCTCGCTCGGCGCCCGGCCGATCCCGACTTTCCTTCAGGTCATCCTGCCGCTTGCAGCCCCCGGCCTCATCGTCGGCGCGGTGCTGGTCTTCACCGGCAGCTTCACCTCCTATGCGACCCCCCAGCTCCTCGGTGGCGAAAAGCAGATGATGATGGGCACGTTCCTCTATCAGCGCGCCATGGTGACCTTCGATTGGGTCGGCGCTTCGACGATCGCCGCCATCATGGTGGTCATAACCATCGGCGTCGTGCTCATCATGAGCCGCATGGCACGCCGTCTCAACCCGATGGCAGTCTGATGGCGACGCGCATTCACCCCCTGCTTGGCGCTTTCGCCATTCTCGTCTTCTTCTTCCTGCTCGCGCCGCTGGTAATCATCGTCGGCTCCGCCCTCAGCGACACGACATTCCTCACCTTCCCGCCGCAGGGGCTGACGCTGCGCTGGTTCGCCAACATCTTCCAGATGGAGGCCTTCCGCCGCACGGCGATCACCAGCCTGCAGGTCGCCATCCTTGGCACCGGGTTGTCGCTGCTGGTCGGCATTCCGGCGGCCTATGCGCTCAATCGCTATAGAGTGGAACTGCCGCGCTGGCTCTCGACACTGTTCGTGCTGCCGATCCTGGTGCCGGAAATCGTCTTCGGCTTCGCACTCCTGAAGTCGATCACGATAGGTCTCGGCCTGCCGGTCTTCATCAGCCTCGTCGTCGGCCATGCGCTGCTGATCCTGCCCTATTCGGTGCGCGTCGTCGGCGCCAGCCTCGCCTCCTTCGATTTCTCGATCGAGGAAGCAGCGCGGAGCCTCGGTTGTCCGCCGCTCAAAACCTTCATGACCGTGGTGCTGCCGAATATCCGCGCCGGCGTCATCGCCGCCTTCATCCTGGCATTCATCACCTCCATCAACGACGTCTCGGTCTCGGTCTTCCTGACCGGACCCGGCATTTCGACGCTGCCGATCCAGATCCTCGCGCATATGGAGCAGTTCTTCGACCCGACCATCGCTTCCGTTTCCGTGCTTCTGATGCTGGTGACCGTCGGCGTCATGGCGATCGTCGAAGCGACACTCGGCCTCACATTCCTGACCAAGTAGGTTCCCGTGACCGTATCCCTGACCATCGAAAACCTTGTCGCCCATTACGGAACCACTCAGGTTCTGAAAGACCTGTCGATTTCCGTTGCGGCCGGCGAACTCGTGTCGCTGCTCGGCTCCAGCGGCTGCGGCAAGACGACGACGCTGCGCCTGGTGGCAGGGTTCCTTCAGCCGACCAGCGGCCGGATCAGGCTCGGCGACCGCGATCTGACGACGTTGCCGGCCCATGCCCGCGATATCGGTCTCGTGTTCCAGAACTACGCGCTTTTCCCGCACCTGACTGTTCTGGATAATGTCGCGTTCGGCCTGAAGCAGCGCGGCTTGGCTAAGACGGATCGTACCAAACGGGCGACGGCGATGCTGGAACGCGTCGGCCTTGCGCCGCTCGCCGACCGTCTGCCGGCAGCGCTCTCCGGCGGCCAGAAACAGCGCGTCGCGCTCGCCCGCGCTCTCGTTATCGAGCCGCCGCTATTGATGTTCGACGAGCCGCTCTCCAACCTCGATGCCAAGCTCAGGATCGACATGCGCGTCGAGATCCGCCAGCTCCAGCGCGCCAATGGCACCACGTCGCTCTACGTCACCCACGATCAGGAGGAAGCCTTTTCGATCTCCGATCGCGTCGCGATCATGAATGCCGGCCGCATCCTGCAGCTCGACACGCCTGAAGTGCTCTATCAGAAGCCGGCCAGCGCCTTCGTTGCCCGCTTCGTCGGGTTCGAGAACCTGATCCGCATGAAGGTCGTCGACCGCCAGTCGGCGATGGTCACCGCCGAAGCTGCAGGCGGCACGCGGCTTCACATTTCCCAGGACCTGTTCGGCCCGATCAAGGACGATTTCATCCTGGCCTGCCGCGCCGACGGGCTTGCGGTCCGCCGCGAGGGCGAAGGCATCCCGGCGGTGCTCGGGACGCGCACCTATCTCGGTCGTGCCTATCAATACAAATGCGAAACGGCTGCCGGCGAAATCACCGCCAATGGCCCGCTTTCCGACCCGCTGGATGCCGGCGCAAAGGCGGTCCTCGCGCCGCTGCCGGAGCAGTGCTGCATCCTCGATCCGGAAAACTGAGCCCGAAATAGAATACGAACCGGGCCGTTTGCCGGGGGCGTTGACGCAGGTCAAACCCCCGATGCGGTCCGTATGTCAGCACATCATGGTCACAATCCTTCAACCGGCAGCGCATTTGCGCTGTGAGGCCAAAGACCATGAATTACGTCTCAGAAACACTCTGGCTGGCAATCGGCACCTTCCTGGTGTTGCTCGCTGCCGCTTATACCCATGACAGCCTGTTTGCAGCCCATATGTGGGTTCTGTTCTTCGTGCTGCTGATCAGCACGGTCGTTTTGATGCGCAGGATTTCCTTTGCGCCGCAGTCGTCCGCGATAAGCCCGCCGGCAAAATCCGAATATTTCGACGAGGTGGTCAAATATGGCACCGTCGCCACCGTCTTCTGGGGCGTCGTCGGTTTCCTGGTCGGGGTCGTCATCGCCCTGCAGCTTGCCTTTCCGGACCTGAACATCGAGCCCTGGTTCAATTTCGGCCGCCTGCGGCCGCTGCATACCTCGGCTGTCGTCTTCGCCTTCGGCGGCAATGCATTGATCACCACGTCGTTTTATGTGGTTCAGCGCACCTGTCGCGCCCGCCTTTTCGGCGGCAATCTCGCC
It encodes:
- a CDS encoding ABC transporter substrate-binding protein, which produces MKAIRFTQLATLALLATLGGTATASAQSKTLTISWWGYNGEKMTANIIDPFKKICGCDIVFETGNNADRLNKLKLRDGKGVDVIYLTDSFSQLGIEQGLFQPVDPAKIPNLSEIYELGRAPQGKYGPAYTIGRIGLVYDSAKVNPPITSWNDLWRPDLKGSVSLPGITTTAGPMVVVQAGKHAGVDPYTGTDKAFEAVEALKPNVVKNYNTGSELVNLISTGEVRVAIGQDFTLASMQAAVKTMTWAKLKDGDIATLNTVNIPKGSTNVELAHQFINFILSKDVQQKEAEQGVDAPISTKVQLTPDQAKIWTYGADQVSSLTRIDYAKMNAAKTDWIDRWNEVFGK
- a CDS encoding ABC transporter permease, with amino-acid sequence MNKLARWGLTMPATIAVVLLLVIPVLLTIATTFGEAAGPFSTYTAFFKSGFRMAVLYRTLQVALITTGIALVVGFITAYVIAQMPGRLKSIMIVAAVFPLLTGVVVRSFAWLIILGKNGIINNVLMSVGLIGEPLSMLYTQGSVIVAMVYLFVPLMILTLVGVLEGIPRDLIEAAASLGARPIPTFLQVILPLAAPGLIVGAVLVFTGSFTSYATPQLLGGEKQMMMGTFLYQRAMVTFDWVGASTIAAIMVVITIGVVLIMSRMARRLNPMAV
- a CDS encoding ABC transporter permease, with product MMATRIHPLLGAFAILVFFFLLAPLVIIVGSALSDTTFLTFPPQGLTLRWFANIFQMEAFRRTAITSLQVAILGTGLSLLVGIPAAYALNRYRVELPRWLSTLFVLPILVPEIVFGFALLKSITIGLGLPVFISLVVGHALLILPYSVRVVGASLASFDFSIEEAARSLGCPPLKTFMTVVLPNIRAGVIAAFILAFITSINDVSVSVFLTGPGISTLPIQILAHMEQFFDPTIASVSVLLMLVTVGVMAIVEATLGLTFLTK
- a CDS encoding adenine deaminase, encoding MTVSAPLPDDLLINAADEVRIRQDLVLTALGKRPADRLLRVGRLLDVHSRTWLEDQEIVIKGRRIAYVGPAGSFAGEVSERSHEPDLSAVPGFGEAHKHIESSHLTPEWEAALVMPHGVTWTCEASHEFSNVNGARNLEFWLEARRRGSPMKIFPLPGSAVPPTAYEWGGGYFGYDEQKQFMSESLMVAGLDEVMDWPSISDPENPSYDRLWGMIGATFEQRGVVEGHGAGLRDLASINAFAAAGLASDHEGWFLEEIWQKLQHGLFIELRPHSLPEVIRGLIEKNLADWSQVAFVTDDRSASDTLKIGATDYNVRLAIENGLAPEIAIQCVTLNPARHMRLTPWVGSIAPGRFADIVLLDDVEKLSIAEVWADGTPVSEGKTFTGARPIIDWPEWATKTVKIDRRVTAADFRIEAPADRATANAALLRPFHWSDEFITMELPVRDGAVQRDHDRNVTKFSIVDRFSGEAKVSKMFWLGTGPRTPDTALGSTLGHDKHNIWVVGSSDETMAMVANALAEQQGGWVLVSGGKVIARVHYEVGGLMTARSAEELDAEMQALYKAGETIDWMYEPTFSPRWWPGFPERLSFATLTCSPWRWVLVAPSERAPEGFVNVLTGETHPVVW
- a CDS encoding ABC transporter ATP-binding protein, which encodes MTVSLTIENLVAHYGTTQVLKDLSISVAAGELVSLLGSSGCGKTTTLRLVAGFLQPTSGRIRLGDRDLTTLPAHARDIGLVFQNYALFPHLTVLDNVAFGLKQRGLAKTDRTKRATAMLERVGLAPLADRLPAALSGGQKQRVALARALVIEPPLLMFDEPLSNLDAKLRIDMRVEIRQLQRANGTTSLYVTHDQEEAFSISDRVAIMNAGRILQLDTPEVLYQKPASAFVARFVGFENLIRMKVVDRQSAMVTAEAAGGTRLHISQDLFGPIKDDFILACRADGLAVRREGEGIPAVLGTRTYLGRAYQYKCETAAGEITANGPLSDPLDAGAKAVLAPLPEQCCILDPEN